The DNA window tttagtcattttgtgtctctttgtggttttttagtgtctttttgtggttgttttgttgttttgtgtctctttgtggtcgttttgtcattttgtgtctctttgtggtcgtttgtcattttgtatctctttggggtcgttttgtgtctctttgtagtcgttgtgtgtctctttatggtcatttgtcattttgtgtctctttttagtcattttgtgtctctttgtggtttagtgtctttttgtggttgttttgtcgTTTTACGTCTTGTGatcattttgtgtgtctttgtggtcgttttgtgtctctttgtggtcatttgtcattttgtgtctctttgtggtcattttgtgtctttttgtagtcattttgtgtctcttttagtctctttgtggtcgttttgtcattttgtgtctctttgtggtcgtttgtcattttgtatctctttgtagtcgttttgtgtctctttgtagtcgttgtgtgtctctttatggtcgttttgtgtctctttgtggtcatttgtcattttgtgtctctttttagtcattttgtgtctctttgtggttgttttgtcgtcttatgtctctttgtggtcattttgtgtctctttgtggttgttttgtcattctgtgtgtctttgtgatcattttgtgtgtctttgtggtcgttttgtgtctctttgtggtcatttgtcattttgcgtatctttgtggtcattttgtgtctttttgtagtcattttgtgtctcttttagtcgttttgcgtctctttgtggtcgttttgtcattttgcgtctctttgtagtcgttttgcgtctctttgtggtctaAAGCTCAGTTTGCATGTTTGCTGTTTATTGAAACTATATGGCAGTTGGATAACCCAACATCGACTCagataaaaagatgaaaagagaggTCAACAGTGACTCAATGCTAGAAGTCCTTTCATCGTCAGAGGGTAAAGGACAGTCAGTCAAAGCAAGTTAGAGAGAGTGTAAGAGTGTTAACACTAAGCAGTGAATCTGAATGACACAGTGGTCCAGCTCTGAGCTCCCACCTGACTGTCAAAACTAGATGAAGCTGAAGCACAGAAATAAATTGGTGATGGAAGAATGCATTGCAGTGCCATTTCTTTGTGTGAGCAAACCTCTACCTTTTGCATAAGATCTTATTGGACCAATTATTGTCATGGAGCTGCCTCTGTATTTAGGTCACCCTGTTGCTACTTTGACTGTATTGCTTGATATCAGAGCCAATCAGTGCTCATTATGTCAAGCACATAGACTCTAGTCAGATGGACCCGGGCGTAATAATTTgttaatatgtatatgtataattaCTGTACTGACACTCATCAACGCTCAGAGCTGGAAGCTGGAGAATCAGCGTCTCCAGTTTCCATCTGTATTCATTCTGCTCCCTCTGTGCCTGCATTCTGTCCTGAGTCAGCCAGCTTTCTCTGCCACAATAATCAAGGCCCATTTGATGTGATTAGTGTGGCGTGAAGGGGAAGAGGGGAGACGAATGAAagcatattttatttcacatgtCGGAATAACATGACTAAACAGATTCCccttttttactatttttataaATCTCTCCGTAGTCTGCTGGTTCATCCATCAGTGCTGGCAGGGATTCAGAGTGAGCTTTGGCTGACAGCTTTTGTCATGGATAGAGGGCAGTAGTATTTTCCCCAGCGGTTATGGAGTCCCCTGGCAATGCTTCATATGACACCCTGATGTTTTCAGTCAAGGATGAGGTCAACATATTGTTGAACCTTGACCTCAAATGTTGGAGGATTGAAGCGAGGAAATATGAGTGAGGAATAAAAGAGataggagagaagaaaaaagagaggataCAAAATGTTAAGAGAGACACATAAAGACAGCGAGGGAGTGGGAAAGAAAgcgaaggaaggagagagaaagacagccgAGCAAAAGATAGGGGGAAGCAGATTTAGTCAACACAAAAAACTCCTACACACTCTCACTTGAGCCTGCACCTCAGGCTttgaaggagagaggagacacagaTAACCACATCCTCTTCttactttctctcttcttctctgtctctttcacattATGTCCTCTCCATCCACCCcttcctctatctctctcatATACACTTATTGAAAGTCTGAAGAAAATGTCACCTTGGCTCTCTGAAGGGGTAAATGGGCTGATTGATTGTCTCCTCTTGACCGTGTGGGAATGATTATGGAATATGAGATTTGAAAATGAAGGCTTGAAACTGTTAGAATGATTAAATATTACTGTAATTGATTGGTCCCCATAGAGCTCAGAGCAGTTCCCCagtctcaacacacacactataaattATCTTAAAAGTTCCTCTGGAAATCAACTTAACTGAAATATGTTGGCAAAAAAGCTTAcgtttaaactgttttttgaCCCAACTAATGCATTGTTGAATTCAAAATATACATTGTTTTGTTCAAAATTAACTATATACCGAGGGCAAACACAATAGTTTGCTTCTTATGATTTAAAGTCAGAGCTTGAAATTTGAGCCATAGATCATTTTAATATTGAGGaagttttatttcctttatcCGCTGTTCAGCTGTCGGGGCTGAGACACAACAATAAAGCTGTCTATTATTTTATGATTAAATTTATACTGGGGTTCTGCAAAAGTCTCCATCAAAAGATATGAGATGTGAATGAAAGCCTGCCAAGAGTGCAGAATCTAAATGATGGAGATTTAAAATGCAGGAGTTATTTTACTGTGATCAAAAAGGTTCTGAATACACTTTTTTTTGGGTCACAGTTTTTGCAGCCAGGAGTGCTTCCCCGTCATTTAAGTTGGTAGTTGACTGATTTGCAGTTCAGTAGAAAAAGTTCAAATGATTGAGACTCATTAttgttttcaatatttcattgttgttgcaatggtggaaagtaattaagtacatttgttcaagtactgtacttaagcccaattttgaggtacttgtactttacttgagtatgtTTATGTTACTTAATGCTTCTgctccacaacatttcagagggaaatattatatttgacttctctacatttatttgacagctatttACTAGtatattaaaattaagattttacataaaatcaaCACATGATAAGCTTAAgaaatataatgcattgttaaagattcaACCTGTTGTtcccaacatttttggcttgtgacccccaAAAAAGCAGCATCTAGTTGGTGCCccttgtcacgtttcagatgtatgagttgttagcagtcgcaccaaagagacattccccctctaaacttctcattGGGTTTCAAAAAATGGTTCAAGGCCCAGAGGTCatattatccaatatttcacaaaaaacagcaaagattagaaaagagccaaaaaattaatacaaactGTTgttgaaaactgtttttttcttcattcctaacccattaatcatctcatgacccctcagttTTTTTGGAGGACGcctgacccctaggttgggaaacactggactaaactatctaaatgtatataaaatagtgcCACCTAGAacagctacaacaataaaatgctacttacaactcactgatgcatcagtactaacaatctaataatgtcatgtAATAGaatgaatacttttatttaCTATACTGCTTGTAATACTTCTGCATTTTAACTTAAGTAGGaatttgaatgcatgacttttacttattttttcattaatgtattagtgcttttgcttaaataaaggatctgagtacttctccCACCACTGGTTGTTTGTAATAGTTGAATATAGCAAACTTGCCATGATAAAGTGAGACAGAAGGATTTCTTTGCAAAGCAAGGTCTGCTATCAATAAGAAAGCAGATCTAAGGAGACTTGTTGAGGAATGGGCTATGAGGAATAGTTCCACCTCCACAAAGCAGCGCATTAAACTCAACCATGTGGGAGAAGAATGAATCAAAAGCAGCCCTGTTCAATGAAAGTGAATAATCTGCAGATGATAGTCTAGTTAGCACAAATAATTTAGAACGAACCGCCTCAATAATCCTGGACAAAGTCCTGATGACATTCATTATTACAAACATCAAGCTTCTTCACCCACGCTAATGAAATatgaggaggtgtgtgtgcacCGTCAGAGATACCATTCAGGACTGATGGAGCTTGCAGAGCGAGAAGACACCCATTATTTCCCCCTAAATCTGATATCTGGCACAGAAAATGAATATTCCTCAGCAGGTAAAGGATGAACACTGACTGTCGCCAAATAATGTAATCCTAAAAGCTGTGACATCTAAACGCCACCCAAATGTGCCACAGTAAAGGCATGTTGTTGCCTACATGGGATTATAAGGCATTCCCACACAGTGAGAGGAAATATGATGAGAAATAATCAGAATAATACACATCACAAACATCAAGGAATCTCAGCGAACAGAGGATGATACCCAGGCACTCAATAAGACCCTGctggatgaggatgatgatCGACTAAATAGGATTATAATCATTGCACAACATTCCCACACAACCACAGATGGATCCCACAAGTGAGGGGTATTAATAAGAAAAAGTCTGTGATTTCACAATATTGTAATCAGCAGAGAGTGGTTGTTTGTGCTTTCAAGGCTCTTGTTAAGCTTCCCAAATCCTACAAATCTGCTGTGAGAGGGTGTAGAGGATCTGTAGAGGCCTATGACATGATCTACAGTGTAATACCATATTGGGAGTACCTGAAGAGCATAGGTTTTAGTTTTCATTAAACCTCTAAAAGCATCCAGAATGAAgagatggtgtgtgtgaatacaaCTGAGCTAGACCCAGTCTGTACAGGCAATCTCATGGGCTTTCACGCTCATGTTAATCTCCAATtgttgggagagaaaaaaatttgATGAAATATTAATGTGCTGGCTGCTCGGGGGTAAAAAATCTCAGAGTGAAATATCCTATTTAGGAGTAAACTGTTCCAGTGATGCCTGCAGCCTATAGTTATATTTCCAAACAAGTGCTGCAATACAATACAGCAAGTAGGAAATTGCTTCCAATGATcctaaatgtattttcaaatgcAGCTAAAGCCCGGTGTCTTAAACAGGGTGGCCAAAAGAAGAGATAATCACAGTGGCACAGCCTGAGGGAGCTGATATCAAAGCCTTCACTTTAAGTCTTTCAACAGAATGAAGTGGTAGTGCTACAACCTTTATCGTGGCTACTTAAAAGTGAGTGTTGGGGCCGAAAATGGTCCCTGTGTCAACAGCTTAGACTTGCCATAAACTCGTTCTGGATGTAATCAACAATTTACCAGAATCACACCTTTCTAATGTGCAAAATGCCTGCTGACAAAGAGCTAACTGATGGTATACTAGCAAGCATATACCCAAGAGAATTCACATAAGGCAGCTTTTGTCTGCAGCTGCTATCACCTTTATTAGACACATTGGGAAAACAAAACCTTCAGCACTTAATCAATAAAAGCAAGGCTGTTCTGCAAGGCTGCAACTTTAACACTGGCTTTATGTTCTCCCAGACAGGGCTGTTACAGATGCCGCCACTGACCTGATAAAAGGAGATTCAGGTAAtggtggagatggtggtggGCGTCAGTGATGAaagcacatacattttttttcttggatcAAACAGCATCATGGTTCTCATATACTCTGTAGTGAAGAGTATGTCAAATGAGGAGACTTTGGCATGGGTTGAAAGTCACAGTTGAATGTCACAATTCTATTGATCCACACTGCATggcagtgaatgtgtgtgatcAATGACCATTGACTCGACAATCACTTGCAACCTTTACATGAAAGCATTGGTCCTCGCTtgtaacaaacatttacaatttttaCAGAAACAACAATAGCAGTGTTTGTCACTAGTGCATCAAAAAATCACTATACAACTCATGGGGCATTCTCACAGGACATGTATACTGTTTCTATGGTACCCAATACACTTCGTTTTATTCTATAGTAATATTAAAGGGCACTTCAGTGATTTTGACATAAAGTTCAGAGGATTACTTCTCAGCCTGTGATTGTTTAACGGAAatcctgcattacaaactggggatGGACGGGGTTCAGTTTCAAGGCGTTTGCCAGGCAGGGAAGGTCTAATTAAAGACAACTCagagttgcatcatgggaattgtaggatcccaCATTTTGAGGTCAAGATACAtctgctgcacagattttgaccattctttttaatCTGTCACTTGTGAGTCAGTTTTATGTAGCCTAAGTGCAATGCTACGTAGATGGAGTAAAAGAGAGTGGCCATTATAATCTGTTATGGTAAAatcttctttctttattctttatataATTCTATGGAATTGTCTCTGGCAGTAGCCTGTTCGGAAGTTGGTGACTCCCTCTCCTCCCGGAGCCGCGCCTCGCCCCTCAGCACCATGATGCTGAGATCACTTTGGGAGGGCGGTGCACGCAGTGTGCAGAGGGAGAGCTACGTGTTGCTGCGCAGCAACAGATAGAAAcaagagagagggtgagagagagagagagagagagagagagagagaggaattcCCTCGCACAAGCAACAGCGGCTGCCAGGGCGTGTATCAGTTTCTATGGCTCCCAGAATTCACTGTTATAAATGTAGCCGATACCTGTAGCTGAAGGAGGTGTAAAACCCGGTGGACGCAGGATGTAAGGACTACCAGCTACAACAAGCCTTCGGGTATTTGAGGAAGGAACgtcaatttatttttgtctggaGGCAACATCATATTTGACATCGCAGCGACTCCCTTTGGAAGAGgcttcctcctcttctgccCAAGCGGAGAAAATCAACCTGACAGAGCGGCGCCTGTCTGGGCTCTCGGGGACAGAGGTCTCTGCGTTTATTATAGGGCCACAACTTGGCCACAAACTGCAATATGCCATCACCGGAGTTGCAATGCAGAGTCTTCTTGTAGAGGGATTCGGTGAACTGGCCGCGCTTTAAAGTAAGTTCCTTTTTTTCTGACGTGTGCTTTTGTTTCAAAGAAGCCAAAGGCTGAAAATACTTGCTCTTCGAGTAATTGTCCATGATTTGGGAGAAAACGCGTGGTTGTAACAAAtgggcattttattttttactttaaaaagaaagtgtGGCATTAATTCAAAGGACAATAGGctattaaattcaaaataactacctttctccttttgtttctgtcttcgAACTGAATGTGCGTGTCTCTCTTTGTGCTGACtgtctctttctatctgtctttctctttgtgtcaaCGTGATTTTGTCTgccactctttctttctctctgtgcgCCGTGCGTCTATGTGTGTCCCTCTCTCCAGACATGACAGGTCAGGTCCTGGGAAAACCGGGCGGCGGGGCTCACATGGATGACAACGCCGCCATCTGCATCAACGTGGGCGGCTTCAAGAAACGTCTCCAGTCCGACACTCTCTCCCGGTTCCCTGAGACGAGGCTTGCGCGTTTACTCCACTGTCAGTCCAAAGAGTCCATACTGGAGCTGTGCGACGACTACGACgacacagagaaagagtttTACTTCGACAGGAACCCAGCACTCTTCCCCTACGTGTTGAATTTCTACAACACGGGGCGGCTGCACGTCATGGCCGAGCTGTGCATCTTCTCCTTCAGCCAGGAGATTGAATACTGGGGCATCAACGAGTTCTTTATTGACTCCTGCTGCAGCAGCGCCTACCACTGTAGGAAAATGGACCAGGACCGGGAGGACTGGGATGACAGAAGCGATGAAGGGAGCACCACTTCATCTTTTGACGAGCTGTTGGAGTTTTACAGCGACGCCACCAAGTTTGACAAGCAGCTGCTCGGGAGCGCACGGAGGCGCGTCTGGTTAATGCTGGATAATCCCGGCTACTCAGTGGCCAGCCGCATCATCAGCATCCTGTCTATCCTGGTGGTGCTGGGCTCCATCGCCACTATGTGCATGAACAGCATGAGCGAGTTTAACGTGTTGGACAGTGAGGGGCAACCCACAGAGGACCCCCGTTTCGAGATTGTGGAGCACTTTGGCATCGGCTGGTTCACTCTGGAGCTGGTCGCCAGGTTCTCGGTGGCGCCGGATCTTCTGCATTTCTTCGAGCACCCGTTAAATGTGATAGACCTGGTGTCCATACTCCCGTTTTACCTGACACTCCTTATAAACCTGGTGGTGGAGAGCAGCCCGGCGCTGGCCAACCTGGGACGCGTAGCGCAAGTGCTGAGACTGATGAGGATTTTCCGCATCCTGAAGCTGGCCCGTCACTCCACGGGGCTGCGCTCCCTGGGGGCCACCCTCAGGAACAGCTACAAAGAAGTGGGCCTGCTGCTTCTCTACTTGGCCGTCGGGGTGtcctttttctctgtcatgGCCTACACGGTTGAGAAAGAGGACAGCGAGGATCTCTCCACCATCCCGGCGTGCTGGTGGTGGGCCACCGTCAGCATGACCACCGTCGGGTACGGAGATGTGGTACCGGTGTCCATAGCGGGCAAGCTGACCGCCTCGGCGTGCATCCTGGCCGGGATCTTAGTAGTTGTGCTTCCGATTACGCTCATTTTCAATAAATTCTCTCTCTTCtacaagagacaaaaacagctgGAGGTCGCAATGAGAAGCTGTGATTTCGACGAGGGGATAAAAGAGGTGCCCTCGGTCAACCTGAGGAACTATTACGCACACAAAGTCAAATCCCTCATGGCGAGCTTGTCAAACATGAGCCGGAGTTCACCCAGTGAACACAGTCTGAATGAATCAATACACTGAAAGAGTTTTAGCAAGGACACCCGTCGGGCTGGGTGACGCCATTCATTCAATGTGGCTGCATGAGGAGCTGTCCAGAGTGCTGAAACCTCTTGCTCAAAAGTCCACTTCCTTCCAATGATGTCTGACCGTTTGCCTCTCCGTAGCTCAGTGCAATAATGTGTTAATCTATGTGTCAGTCACAATGAGAAATTAAGCAAATGTACAGTGCAGCCTGATGTTTCACTGTGCATTATTATGGCCCTTCACCAAATAGGCCAAAATTTGGccacattaatttaaaaagacagagaatGCTGTAGTTGTTTACAGTCCTAGGTGGTGTCACACTGTAGTCCACCCTCCAGCTATACTTGTTGTGATCAAATATGTCTGAAAGTAACTCCAGCTGTATCTCTTTTGAAGAATGTTGATGTGTAATTGTTATGTTGCAACAAGATTGCTTCAGATGTGTGGTTTAAGCAAACTGTATTAAACAAAAGATACATAACACACTTGCTCATGTTTTTCATGTGCAGAGCGAGGGTCTTTTAGTGTCTTCCTAAGTGTGTCTTACTGATTGAGATAACACATGTAAGCCTGAAGGGGGGAAGAGGAATTTATAGTAGTGACTGACACAATATCTAAAGCAGtttgacaggcatagcaacaacCATTCAGAGCtgacatgttgaatgcatttatcCTGaggattagattttttttggctGCATCACCCTTCCAGTTGACAAAAACAGTTGTTTGTTATTAATCAATATGCTTTGTTAATAAACTGTCAGGTATATCACAATCAATTGACAGCCACGACCTAGATATCATATTAGCAGAAAAAGCAGACTGTAGATCCATCACCATAATAGAGGTTACACTTTTTCATGCTTTCTGCGTACTGCTACTCTTACTGCTAAGGAGAATTGAGtagaaaatactttaaatacagaTGTAAGGTGTGGCTACCACTGCCTATTGAGAACACAGTGtacagcttttcttttctcattattacatttaatttaaatcttCCATTCTACAAGTCATTTTTCTCCTTGTCTCCAGCCTGTAAACTTAGAAGATGAATGGCTAAGAGACAATCTGCATGTATCTCCTTTTTCTATCAAGTCTCAAGTTGTCTGGATAAAACAAGTTTTTTTATTCCACTGGGACGGAGTGATGTTTTTGTACccctctccctgcctctcccGGTCAGCATCCCGATAAACAGCGCTCTCACTCACTCAGTTGCAGGAGTACAAGAGAGCACTCACTTAGTATCATTGATTTCAGTTTAAAGGATAAAGAGCCATTGGATACAAGTAGACACCAGCTCTAAAAAATCAATTCTTTTGTCATCTCATATTTCTGTACAGTTAGCTGCactgatttcagtttttaatttagggagaattttattttgcagCTCTTAAAATGATTTCTATATAACAGATGGCCGTTATTATTTTGAGCTGAATCTTCTCATCGAGATAGTTGTGACAGGAAAAACAGCACTGCAGCACTTTTATCAACCGTCAGCGTTCTGTTTTTCTCAAGTTATATGTAATTCATACATTTAtgcacatttcaacaacttGAGCAATCAGACTAATCTGCTCCGGTGGTTAGGGGATCATTTGAAATGAACTGTCTCCAGATTAATGTGTGTAGACAGGCAGAAGTATCATACATATTGGTACTCACAACTAATTAGTTTGAGCATACAAAACCACAGATTGTGGTCTTGTGGCTCTCACCTACAGTACAGGAACtcccaaaaataaaatttgtttaatgtcaccgttttttattttgtaaaaaagttagtaccagaaaatgtattgttatatAGGATTAAAAATTCTAAAATTCTCTGTGAATACAAACGAGCTCTTGGGCGTACATATAAAATCATAACAGTATTGGAACACTGAGGTTTGATCCATTCAAGGGATGATTGGAGAATAACTGAGCGGCACAGAGATAATTTCAGTGCACTTCAATAACAAGGTCATGCTCACTTGAAATATCCTAATGAGAAATCCACGTATTGCCGTATGTTTTCCAAGTATTTCTGGGGAGTTCGTTTGAAATAGTATTTACCCTCAGAGGCCAATTATATCAGTCTCCTTTTGTTTACTCCTAAACCTTTAAAGGCTTTTCCCCCGGGAGCAAATCCAAAACACCATGCAGCGCCAAACTAGCATGGAAAAATCAGTAAATGAGTTCACAGTGACAGTGGGTGACATTTTAACATATCAAGAGAGGCATACCAAAAGAGAACAGTAGTTAACCTTTTCCATTTTAGGGAGAGGAAGTAATTATAGATTTTGGAAGAAGATCGAAATGTACTTTAGGACTGTAGGCCTGAGAGAAACAGCAACAAGATTAGTAGATTTAGCCAATGTCAACCAAGTCCAAAAGTCAgtattgtatgtttgtgtgtaggtcACTGTGACAcctgaggaggaagatggagtTGTCTGGCCCCTCCGCTGCCTCCCTTTGGCTCGCCTGTATCATTACCCTCTGACTGTGGTGATAGATGTAAGGACGGCCCAGATCCTGCCTGGCACGCAGCTGAATACAGATGGCAGCTCAGATCATTAGAGGAAGGCCATGGCAAAAAGTCTGTTCTCCTCCTTCACACCAGTAGTCAGTAATGCTTAAACCCAGTCCAACCATTTCTTTTGATCATCAAGACTCAAATTTATGACTCATTATGCGGAAAGgcaaggacatttttaaaaacaaattgtgtCACATGTGATCATCAAAGCTTTTAGAGGTGTACTTTATAGTCAGGGTTGggtcattattttatttgaatgattaattaatctaaaGAGTTCCTTTTGATGAAA is part of the Siniperca chuatsi isolate FFG_IHB_CAS linkage group LG9, ASM2008510v1, whole genome shotgun sequence genome and encodes:
- the LOC122881209 gene encoding potassium voltage-gated channel subfamily S member 2-like, whose product is MTGQVLGKPGGGAHMDDNAAICINVGGFKKRLQSDTLSRFPETRLARLLHCQSKESILELCDDYDDTEKEFYFDRNPALFPYVLNFYNTGRLHVMAELCIFSFSQEIEYWGINEFFIDSCCSSAYHCRKMDQDREDWDDRSDEGSTTSSFDELLEFYSDATKFDKQLLGSARRRVWLMLDNPGYSVASRIISILSILVVLGSIATMCMNSMSEFNVLDSEGQPTEDPRFEIVEHFGIGWFTLELVARFSVAPDLLHFFEHPLNVIDLVSILPFYLTLLINLVVESSPALANLGRVAQVLRLMRIFRILKLARHSTGLRSLGATLRNSYKEVGLLLLYLAVGVSFFSVMAYTVEKEDSEDLSTIPACWWWATVSMTTVGYGDVVPVSIAGKLTASACILAGILVVVLPITLIFNKFSLFYKRQKQLEVAMRSCDFDEGIKEVPSVNLRNYYAHKVKSLMASLSNMSRSSPSEHSLNESIH